The following proteins are encoded in a genomic region of Hippocampus zosterae strain Florida chromosome 2, ASM2543408v3, whole genome shotgun sequence:
- the tnnc1a gene encoding troponin C type 1a (slow) yields MNDIYKAAVEQLTEEQKNEFKAAFDIFVQDAEDGCISTKELGKVMRMLGQNPTPEELQEMIDEVDEDGSGTVDFDEFLVMMVRCMKDDSKGKSEEELAELFRMFDKNADGYIDLDELKMMLESTGEAITEDDIEELMKDGDKNNDGKIDYDEFLEFMKGVE; encoded by the exons ATGAACGACATCTACAAGGCAGCG GTGGAGCAGCTGACGGAGGAACAGAAAAATG AGTTCAAGGCCGcgtttgacatttttgtccaaGATGCAGAAGATGGCTGCATTAGCACCAAGGAGCTGGGCAAGGTGATGAGGATGCTGGGCCAAAACCCCACGCCGGAGGAGCTGCAGGAGATGATTGATGAGGTGGATGAAGACG GGAGCGGCACGGTGGACTTTGACGAGTTCCTGGTCATGATGGTGAGATGTATGAAGGACGACAGCAAAGGGAAGTCCGAGGAGGAACTGGCGGAATTGTTTCGTATGTTTGACAA AAACGCAGATGGCTACATCGACTTGGACGAGTTGAAAATGATGCTGGAATCAACAGGAGAAGCGATTACTGAGGACGACATCGAGGAACTGATGAAAGACGGGGACAAGAACAACGACGGCAAAATTGACTACGACG AGTTCTTGGAGTTCATGAAAGGAGTGGAGTAA
- the LOC127595837 gene encoding dual specificity protein phosphatase 7-like — MSDVTASKSVEWLQVELDSGASSVLLLDCRAHELYESSHIEGAISVAIPALMLRRFKKGNIPIRTIIPNHEDKESFTRRCRTDTVVLYDESTVGWSDSGPPSSVLGLLLQKLHEDGCKAHYLEGGFVKFHTEYPEHCETLLDSSCPSSSPPLSFLGFGNLRISSDCSDGESDREPSSATEPEESPLPSNQPAFPVQILPYLYLGCAKDSTNIDVLGQHNIKYILNVTPNLPNMFEHEGRFRYKQIPISDHWSQNLSQFFPEAISFIDEARSKQCGVLVHCLAGISRSVTVTVAYLMQRLNLPLNDAYDFVKRKKSNISPNFNFMGQLLDFERTLGLRSPCDNRATGEEQLFFTTPTNHNVFQLDTLDSS, encoded by the exons ATGTCTGATGTGACGGCGAGCAAGAGCGTGGAATGGCTGCAAGTGGAGTTGGACTCGGGCGCCTCTTCGGTCCTCCTGCTCGACTGCCGCGCACACGAGCTGTACGAGTCGTCTCACATTGAGGGCGCTATCAGCGTGGCCATCCCGGCCCTGATGCTCCGCAGGTTCAAGAAGGGCAACATCCCCATTCGGACCATCATTCCCAACCACGAGGACAAAGAGAGTTTCACGCGAAGATGTCGAACGGACACGGTGGTTCTGTACGATGAGAGCACCGTCGGTTGGTCGGACAGCGGCCCCCCGTCGTCCGTTTTGGGTTTGCTTCTCCAAAAACTCCACGAGGACGGCTGTAAAGCGCACTACCTGGAGG GTGGCTTTGTAAAATTCCACACAGAGTACCCAGAACACTGTGAGACGCTCCTCGACAGCTCCTGTCCGAGCTCCTCTCCTCCGCTCTCCTTTCTGGGTTTTGGAAATTTGCGGATCAGCTCTGACTGTTCAGATGGGGAATCTGACCGAGAACCCAGCAGCGCCACTGAGCCAGAGGAGAGCCCCCTTCCCAGCAATCAGCCAGCCTTCCCAGTTCAGATCCTGCCTTACCTTTACCTGGGCTGTGCCAAAGACTCGACCAACATTGATGTGCTGGGACAACACAACATTAAGTACATCCTGAACGTCACACCCAATCTGCCCAACATGTTTGAACACGAGGGCCGTTTCAGGTATAAACAGATCCCTATTTCAGATCACTGGAGTCAAAATCTATCCCAGTTCTTCCCAGAGGCCATATCATTTATAG ACGAAGCTCGGTCCAAGCAGTGTGGCGTTCTGGTGCACTGTCTGGCTGGCATCAGCCGCTCGGTTACCGTCACCGTGGCTTACTTGATGCAGAGACTCAACCTGCCGCTCAACGACGCCTACGACTTTGTTAAGAGAAAGAAGTCCAACATTTCCCCCAATTTTAACTTCATGGGCCAGCTGTTGGACTTTGAGCGGACGCTGGGCCTGCGCAGTCCCTGCGACAACCGCGCCACCGGCGAGGAGCAGCTCTTCTTCACCACGCCCACCAATCACAACGTCTTTCAGCTGGACACACTGGACTCGTCTTGA